ACCAGTTCATCAACTACTCGCGAGGTTTTGAACGCCACCCCAGAAGCCGCCCGTTTGTCTAACGACTTTCTGGGCAATAAAGGCCGCCTGCCCTGGCCGGTAGCCAACAGCGGTGGTGTAGTGCAAGGCTTCGGTCGTTACAGCACTGGTGGTATTACTAATGACAACAAGGGCATTGATATCCGCACCAGCGAAGGTGCATCTGTACGTGCCGTGTTTGATGGCGAAGTAAACAGCGTAACCAACATTGGCGGCACGTATGTAGTGCTGATCAGGCATGGTGAGTTCTTTACCGTTTACAGTAACCTGCGCTCGGTAAGTGTATCAAAAGGCCAAAAGGTAGAAGCCAAGCAAACGGTGGGATCTGTAGCGCAAGATCCGGCATCGGGCATGCCTGTTGCGCACTTTGAATTATGGCGCGGCAGCGACGCGGTGAACCCGTCTGCATGGCTGGCAAATTAATTTGAGCTTTGTAAATTTTAAATTATCTATATTTGTAACTTTAATTGGATTAAGATGTTAGCATTTCTGAACATCGGCACGCCGGAGTTGATTTTGATATTGTTTGTTGCCCTGATGCTTTTCGGAGGTGAAAAATTACCAGGACTTGCCCGCACACTAGGTAAAGGCATTCGTGATTTTAAAGATGCCTCTGAAGGCGTAAAGCGCGAGATCAATAATCAGATCTATAACTTCGAAGAAAAAACGCCAGAGCCGGCAAAAACTGAAACACCAGCAGAACCGGCAACTCCTCCTGTAGCTGAAACACCGGCAACAGAAACCAAAGAAGAAAAACCGGCTCCAAAGCCAATTGTTGTTGATACCACACCGGTTGAAGGCACAATGCAATATGGTGGTTACAGCCACCCTGCTGCAGAAGAAAAGCCAAGAGAAACCGACATTGACAAACTGGCTAACGAAGCGAATTCAATACACCCGAATAAATAAATTTACATTTTAAACAATAGGAATCATGGGATTAGGCGCACCAGAGATCATTCTGATCATCATCGCAATTTTATTACTGTTTGGCGGTAAAAAAATTCCTGAATTAATGAAAGGCCTAGGTAAAGGCGTTAAAGAATTCAAGGATGCTCAGAACGGCGAGCACTCTTCAACTTCTGACAAGGAGTAATACATGCCCGTACGGGCTGTAACAATCCTTACCTCATTACAGATATTTAAACTTATCTGCTGACAATTTGCTTTGTCAACGGATAAGTTTTTTTATTTTAGCGGCTATGCTGAAAAACTATACTTCTTTGGTAGACATCACTGCTGAACTGCAAAGCGGAAAACGCACTGTGGAAGGCATGGTTAACGCCTTTTTGCAGCGCATTGAGCAATATGCCCATCTTAACGCCTTTAATGAGGTTTTTGCTGATGAAGCCGTTGTACGCGCCAAAGAAGTTGATGCCCGGATTAAAGATGGCACCGCCGGCAAACTGGCCGGTATGGTGATTGCCATTAAAGATAATATTTGCTACAAAGGACACGGTGTTACCGCGTCGTCAAAAATACTGGATGGATTTGTATCCATCTACTCTTCCACCATTGTAGAGCGTTTGCTGGCGCAGGACGCCGTAATTATCGGTCGCTGCAATTGCGATGAGTTTGCCATGGGCGGCTCAAACGAAAACTCCTACTTCGGTCCTGTAAAAAACTTTGCCGATGAAACCCGTGTTGCGGGTGGCTCATCGGGCGGCTCGGCCGTGGCTGTGCAGGCTGGCTTGTGTCATGCCGCTATCGGTACAGATACCGGCGGTTCGGTGCGTCAACCGGCTGCGTTTTGCGGCGCAGTTGGTTTAAAACCAACTTACGGTCGTATTTCCCGCCACGGTATTATTGCATATGGTTCTTCACTGGATCAGGTGGGACCAATCACCCGCTCTGTTAGCGACGCAGCCCTTTTACTAGAAGTAATGGCCGGACCGGATGATTTTGACAGCACCGCGCTGCAACAACCATTAGAACAGCTCAATCTGAAAGCTGATGGCTCGCCAAAACGCATTGCCTATATTAAAGAAGCCTTAGAGAGCGACGGTACCGATGCCGAGGTGAAAGCCATGCTGCGCAACACCATCGAAAAGTTGAACGCCGAGGGCCACACCGTGGAGCCGGTTACTTTTGAATATATTGATTACCTGGTACCTACCTATTATATCCTGGCTACCGCAGAGGCATCAAGCAACCTGGCCCGCTATGATGGCGTGCACTACGGTTACCGCAGCCCGGACGCTACCGACTTGACCAGCACCTACAAGCTTTCACGTTCTGAAGGTTTTGGTAAAGAGGTAAAACGCCGCATTATGCTGGGCACCTTTGTATTAAGCGCCGGCTATTATGATGCTTATTACGCTAAGGCCCAAAAAGTTCGCCGGTTGATTCAGCAGCGTACAGTGGAGATACTGCAGCAGTATGATTTTATTATGTTGCCTACGGCTCCTGAGCCCGCATTTAAACTGGGGATTGAAGAAAAAGATCCTGTGGTAAGCTACCTTCATGATATTTTTACCGTACAGGCATCACTGGCCGGAGTACCTGCAATTTCTTTACCGGCAGGCAATAACACCCAGGGTTTACCGTTAGCTATACAGCTGCTCGCCAATCACTGCGGCGAGGCGCAACTGTTAAATTTCTCCGATTATCTTTTGAATTTAATTTCAAATTAATAATTTAGTGATTTACTTAACGTTATACGCGCTAACTACAACCACTGTTTAAATAATGAAAAGACTATTTACGTTTGTAATTTGCCTTGCATTATCACAACTCACCAAAGCTAACCCGCTAACTCACGGCCTTCCGGCCGACTCAGGCGCTAACGCCGCCGCCAGACGCGACACCTCGCTGGTACCGGTAGTTGAACCTGTTAGGGTTACTTCGTTTAACACCCCACTTTTTCAGCGCAGGCTGGATTCGGTGCAGAAAGAAGTTCCGCTGAACTATAACGAAATTGTACAAAGCTACATTGATATTTATACCTCATCTGGCCGCCGTGGCGAGATAGGCAAGATCATTGGCTTGTCTAAATATTACTTCCCTATTTACGAGAAGGCTTTCCGCGAGGCGGGCATTCCGGAAGAGATCAAATTCCTCTCCATAGTTGAATCGGCCTTGAACCCTAACGCGGTTTCGCGCGTGGGCGCTACTGGCCCGTGGCAGTTTATGGCTGCTACAGGCAAAGTATTCGGTCTAAGTATTGACGATTACGTTGATGACCGCCGCGACCCGATCAAGGCCAGCTACGCAGCGGCAGCTTACCTGAAAGACGCCTATCAAGAGTTTGGCGACTGGCTTTTAGCCATTGCCAGCTACAACTGCGGCAAAAGCAGCGTAGAGCGTGCTATCGATCGCTCTGGTGGTGCAACCGATTTCTGGTCTATCCGCCCTTACCTGCCTACCGAAACCCGTGGTTATGTACCTGCTTACATAGCCATGGCCTACGTAATGAATTATTTTAATCGCCATAACATCGCACCGCAACCATCGGGCATGTGCAACAAGGCAGATACCATTGTGGTTGATCACATGGTGTCACTCAGCAACATTTCACACCTGTTGCAGATTGATGACCGAAGCCTGTTTGTACTCAACCCTTCATACACCCGTGGCATTATTAACGGCACCGCCAGATCGCCACGCCGCATGGTTTTGCCAGAAGTAGCGCCTGATAAATATGCCGCCCTGTATGATGCATTAAATGGCGACCTTGGCAAAGTGCCAACGGTACAGCACATCAGCTATGTTGCACCAGCTAAAGAGAAAGAAGAAAGCACCGAGACACCAACCTTCCACAAAGTGCGCCGCGGTGAAACCCTGGCCCGCATTGCAGACCGTTACGGTATTGAGCTGCAAGACCTCAAAGCCTGGAACCACATCCGCACCCGAACGGTACCTACCGGCACCCGTCTGCGTTTAACCGAACCGGCCGGCAGTCGTGAAGAAGTAGCTTCGGCAAAAATCGCCTCCAAATCGCTTACTTACACTGTACGCCAGGGCGATACTTTATCTGGTGTTGCCGAGAAGTTTGAGGCTAACATTGAGCGTATCAGAGAAGTTAATAATCTCAAGAACGATGAGCTGCAACCAGGCATGACCTTGAAGATTACTAAAAGCTAACGTAAAAGATATTTATATAAAAAAGGCGCTCTGATGGGCGCCTTTTTTGTTTCTGCCGCTGATTGAAGTGATGATGATTTTGATAATTCATGACAGATAAACACGCTACTTTGGTTTAACCATGTCATGCTGAGGAACGAAGCATCTCTGAGGATAGTCCTCTCTGCTCGTCCTCACAGATGCTTCGCTATCGCTCAGCATGACATGACGGTGTTGCTCAATATCCTCGTAAAAAACCTAATGTTCACTGCAGTTAATTCATCAACCTCATCCTCCCCAAAATCAAAACTTCTTACTAAATTTAATCAGCAACATCAACAAAAATGACACCTGCTGAATACATTGCCACCCAACCCGAAGATCGCCAGGAGATCCTTACCGCGCTCCATGAGGTGATTCTAAAACATGACGCTTCCGTTAGCCCCATTGTAGAACCGATGATGGGTGCCGATATGATTATTTACAAAGAGGACGGCAAAGTGATGAAATATGCACTGGCCAGCGGTAAAAAGCATTTATCGTTACACTGCTTGCCTATGTATATGAACGCGCCTGTGCATTCAAAGTATAGCGCATTACTACCCAGGGCCAAATTTCAAAAAGGGTGCATCAATTTTACCAGCGCCGATGAGCTGCAACCAGCTATTGCCGCTCAACTGATTGATGATTGTGCGCAGATTAATATAACAGCCATATTGGAAGCGCGGAAGAAAAAACGATAACCATTACGCCAGATAGTTAAAAACAGTATCTTGCCCAAAACCAAATCAGGCTGCTTTTTATTTCTAAAAAAACGGTCTGCCACACTCAAACAATTGTAAATTACTACAACTCAAACCGGATTATGAACAATACCAATCGTAAACAGGATGCCCTTAACTACCACGCCAAGGGCCGTCCCGGGAAGATACAAGTTGTACCTACCAAACCCACCAACTCACAGCGCGATCTGACCATGGCCTACTCGCCCGGCGTTGCCGAGCCCTGCCGGGCCATCGCCGCCAATGTAGATGACGTTTACAAATACACCGCTAAGG
This region of Mucilaginibacter yixingensis genomic DNA includes:
- a CDS encoding twin-arginine translocase TatA/TatE family subunit, whose amino-acid sequence is MLAFLNIGTPELILILFVALMLFGGEKLPGLARTLGKGIRDFKDASEGVKREINNQIYNFEEKTPEPAKTETPAEPATPPVAETPATETKEEKPAPKPIVVDTTPVEGTMQYGGYSHPAAEEKPRETDIDKLANEANSIHPNK
- the tatA gene encoding twin-arginine translocase TatA/TatE family subunit, which encodes MGLGAPEIILIIIAILLLFGGKKIPELMKGLGKGVKEFKDAQNGEHSSTSDKE
- the gatA gene encoding Asp-tRNA(Asn)/Glu-tRNA(Gln) amidotransferase subunit GatA, which codes for MLKNYTSLVDITAELQSGKRTVEGMVNAFLQRIEQYAHLNAFNEVFADEAVVRAKEVDARIKDGTAGKLAGMVIAIKDNICYKGHGVTASSKILDGFVSIYSSTIVERLLAQDAVIIGRCNCDEFAMGGSNENSYFGPVKNFADETRVAGGSSGGSAVAVQAGLCHAAIGTDTGGSVRQPAAFCGAVGLKPTYGRISRHGIIAYGSSLDQVGPITRSVSDAALLLEVMAGPDDFDSTALQQPLEQLNLKADGSPKRIAYIKEALESDGTDAEVKAMLRNTIEKLNAEGHTVEPVTFEYIDYLVPTYYILATAEASSNLARYDGVHYGYRSPDATDLTSTYKLSRSEGFGKEVKRRIMLGTFVLSAGYYDAYYAKAQKVRRLIQQRTVEILQQYDFIMLPTAPEPAFKLGIEEKDPVVSYLHDIFTVQASLAGVPAISLPAGNNTQGLPLAIQLLANHCGEAQLLNFSDYLLNLISN
- a CDS encoding lytic transglycosylase domain-containing protein, whose amino-acid sequence is MKRLFTFVICLALSQLTKANPLTHGLPADSGANAAARRDTSLVPVVEPVRVTSFNTPLFQRRLDSVQKEVPLNYNEIVQSYIDIYTSSGRRGEIGKIIGLSKYYFPIYEKAFREAGIPEEIKFLSIVESALNPNAVSRVGATGPWQFMAATGKVFGLSIDDYVDDRRDPIKASYAAAAYLKDAYQEFGDWLLAIASYNCGKSSVERAIDRSGGATDFWSIRPYLPTETRGYVPAYIAMAYVMNYFNRHNIAPQPSGMCNKADTIVVDHMVSLSNISHLLQIDDRSLFVLNPSYTRGIINGTARSPRRMVLPEVAPDKYAALYDALNGDLGKVPTVQHISYVAPAKEKEESTETPTFHKVRRGETLARIADRYGIELQDLKAWNHIRTRTVPTGTRLRLTEPAGSREEVASAKIASKSLTYTVRQGDTLSGVAEKFEANIERIREVNNLKNDELQPGMTLKITKS
- a CDS encoding DUF1801 domain-containing protein produces the protein MTPAEYIATQPEDRQEILTALHEVILKHDASVSPIVEPMMGADMIIYKEDGKVMKYALASGKKHLSLHCLPMYMNAPVHSKYSALLPRAKFQKGCINFTSADELQPAIAAQLIDDCAQINITAILEARKKKR